The Methanobacterium sp. BAmetb5 genome includes a region encoding these proteins:
- the nifS gene encoding cysteine desulfurase NifS — MSYMDHSATSPVNPEVLEAMLPYFTESFGNASTLYALGREARTAMENGRKQVASLIGAKPEEVYFTSGGTESDNIAIKGTASKLKNKGNHIITSGIEHPAVEETCKYLEKNGYQVTYLPVGEEGIVKVSDVEAAITPETILITVMHANNEIGTIQPIKEIGALAREKGIYFHTDAVQSVGKIPVNVGDMNVDMLSISAHKLYGPKGIGALYIRKGVRIDPLLHGGGHERGMRPGTENIPGIVGLGKACQIAEDNLEKNMEYVSSLRDRLIQGVLGNIEQSYLNGHPTKRLPNNANFRFTGIEGESLVLQLDAKGINASTGSACSSKKLEPSHVLMAIGLKEVDAHGSLRISLGTENTPQDIDYTIDAIDEVVERLRSMSPLWCATPEDA, encoded by the coding sequence ATGAGTTATATGGATCATTCGGCAACATCACCCGTTAACCCGGAAGTCCTGGAGGCCATGCTACCCTACTTCACAGAATCATTTGGGAACGCCTCTACCTTATACGCTCTGGGAAGGGAAGCCAGAACTGCCATGGAAAATGGCAGAAAACAGGTGGCATCACTTATAGGTGCTAAACCAGAAGAGGTGTACTTCACCAGTGGAGGCACAGAATCAGATAACATAGCAATAAAGGGAACTGCCAGCAAACTGAAAAACAAGGGCAACCACATCATAACTAGTGGTATAGAACATCCTGCAGTGGAAGAAACCTGTAAATACTTGGAAAAAAATGGATACCAGGTTACTTACCTGCCAGTGGGTGAAGAAGGCATAGTGAAAGTTTCTGATGTGGAAGCAGCAATCACTCCGGAAACTATTTTGATTACGGTGATGCATGCTAACAATGAAATCGGCACTATCCAACCAATAAAAGAGATTGGTGCACTGGCCCGGGAAAAGGGTATTTATTTCCATACTGATGCTGTGCAGAGTGTGGGTAAGATTCCAGTTAATGTGGGGGACATGAACGTGGATATGTTATCCATATCTGCCCATAAACTATACGGACCGAAAGGAATCGGGGCATTATATATCCGTAAGGGAGTCCGAATTGACCCATTACTCCATGGTGGAGGTCATGAGAGAGGTATGCGCCCGGGAACAGAAAACATTCCCGGAATTGTAGGTTTGGGTAAGGCCTGCCAGATAGCCGAGGATAATCTGGAAAAGAACATGGAATACGTATCATCATTACGAGACAGATTAATACAAGGAGTCCTGGGGAACATTGAACAATCATACCTAAATGGACATCCCACTAAAAGACTTCCCAACAATGCCAACTTCAGATTTACAGGCATAGAGGGAGAATCACTGGTACTGCAACTGGACGCCAAGGGAATCAACGCTTCCACTGGTTCAGCTTGCTCATCCAAGAAACTGGAACCATCCCATGTTCTGATGGCCATAGGGCTTAAGGAAGTGGATGCCCATGGATCACTGCGCATAAGTCTAGGCACAGAAAACACCCCCCAAGATATTGATTACACCATCGATGCAATTGATGAAGTAGTTGAAAGACTAAGGAGCATGTCTCCGCTCTGGTGTGCAACACCAGAAGATGCATAA